From a region of the Hymenobacter jejuensis genome:
- a CDS encoding DUF4255 domain-containing protein, translating into MISHALTIVVNELNKHLAVYGPVAPPNEAKLGNLAEGLGGQNGGVPRDRLILSVVNIREEKALKNIPNYVRNDTRLTVTYENPPVFLNFQVLMAATHSDYVNALLILSRGIRFFQAQNVFTPDSVAPESITQNAPTNPLDQLEGFKLIFDLYSPMMEEVSYLWGTLGGKQFPFVLYTLRMLDLKFRAVQSESGLITEIDSTFFTKPPVGQ; encoded by the coding sequence ATGATCTCGCACGCGCTTACCATTGTGGTCAATGAGCTAAACAAGCACCTGGCCGTGTACGGGCCGGTTGCACCGCCCAACGAAGCCAAGCTCGGCAACTTGGCCGAGGGCTTGGGTGGCCAAAACGGCGGCGTGCCCCGCGACCGGCTCATCCTGTCAGTGGTGAACATTCGGGAAGAAAAAGCGCTGAAAAACATCCCCAATTACGTCCGCAACGACACCCGGCTCACGGTCACGTACGAAAACCCGCCGGTCTTTCTGAATTTCCAGGTCTTGATGGCCGCCACCCACAGCGACTACGTCAATGCGCTGCTCATCCTGTCGCGGGGCATCCGGTTTTTTCAGGCCCAAAACGTGTTCACACCGGATTCGGTAGCCCCCGAGTCCATCACCCAGAATGCGCCCACCAATCCACTCGATCAGCTGGAAGGCTTCAAGCTGATTTTTGATCTGTACTCGCCTATGATGGAGGAGGTTAGCTATCTCTGGGGCACGCTGGGCGGCAAGCAATTCCCCTTTGTGCTCTACACCCTGCGCATGCTCGATCTCAAGTTCCGGGCGGTGCAAAGCGAGAGCGGCCTGATTACCGAGATCGACAGCACGTTTTTCACCAAACCACCTGTGGGCCAATAG
- a CDS encoding T9SS type A sorting domain-containing protein, whose amino-acid sequence MKTFTRSLVVLLLLVLAGPSAWAETVIIKVTDNAYTPQTVTVHPGDVVKWQYEGGTNSHPTASDNAAWVTFTINTANPTNSITFNNAGSFPYHCTFHGAPGVGMYGVITVAVATPVRPMAVAPSAFRCYPNPADGVVTLTLDNPQARANASVQLINSLGTLVRTLTVGSEAKTEATLTLPVADLPAGLYGCRWLVNGQVVARQRVMLIH is encoded by the coding sequence ATGAAGACTTTTACGCGTTCGCTGGTCGTGCTTTTGTTGCTCGTGCTGGCCGGTCCTTCCGCCTGGGCGGAAACAGTCATTATCAAGGTGACGGATAACGCCTATACGCCCCAAACCGTTACGGTGCATCCCGGCGATGTGGTGAAGTGGCAATACGAAGGCGGCACCAACTCCCACCCTACCGCTTCCGATAATGCGGCGTGGGTGACGTTTACCATCAACACGGCCAACCCCACCAATTCCATCACCTTCAACAACGCTGGCTCCTTTCCTTACCACTGCACTTTCCACGGTGCCCCCGGCGTTGGCATGTATGGCGTCATTACGGTGGCCGTGGCTACGCCCGTACGCCCGATGGCGGTGGCTCCGTCGGCGTTTCGCTGCTATCCTAACCCCGCCGACGGCGTCGTGACCCTGACGCTGGACAACCCGCAGGCCCGCGCCAACGCCTCCGTGCAACTCATCAACAGCCTCGGAACGCTCGTGCGTACCTTAACCGTAGGCTCCGAAGCCAAGACCGAAGCCACGCTGACACTGCCGGTCGCCGACCTGCCGGCCGGCCTGTATGGCTGCCGCTGGCTGGTAAATGGGCAGGTGGTAGCCCGGCAACGCGTGATGCTCATCCACTGA